In Diabrotica undecimpunctata isolate CICGRU chromosome 4, icDiaUnde3, whole genome shotgun sequence, a single genomic region encodes these proteins:
- the LOC140438517 gene encoding dynein axonemal light chain 4 — protein MAEEEKKKEDDSKKVIHTYPLVRHSDMPEEQRIESVELVVTACEKHSSNNEAAAKMIKEEMDKKLGPPFHVVVGEGFGFEISYECSNLLYMFFAGTLAIVIWKC, from the exons ATGGCTGAAGAGGAAAAAAAGAAGGAAGACGATTCAAAAAAAGTTATTCACACCTATCCACTCGTAAGG CATTCTGATATGCCGGAAGAACAACGTATTGAATCAGTGGAATTGGTTGTTACTGCATGTGAAAAACATTCATCAAATAATGag GCAGCTGCAAAAATGATAAAAGAAGAGATGGATAAGAAACTCGGTCCTCCATTTCATGTGGTTGTTGGGGAAGGTTTTGGGTTTGAAATATCTTACGAATGTTCCAACTTACTGTATATGTTTTTTGCCGGTACTTTAGCCATTGTTATCTGGAAGTGCTAA